From Ndongobacter massiliensis:
GTGTGCAGAGAAAGAAGCCCTTCACGTACTCACCGGTATCGATTCGAACGGTTATAAAGAGGTGTTGGGTTACGGATGAGCCGGCGTTTACGTCAAGGGACGCCTACGCTTTTCGCCCTTGACGCACTTGTCATCCGTTTAGGCCGGTTAACGGCAAAAGAATGTAGAATACTTGGTAGGAAATTTTCTACTCATCGAGACACAATTGAGTTGACACTGCCCAAGAAATCGCATCTTAATTTACTTGAAGCGGATTCTTCCTAGAAGAAACAAAGAGAAGGTAAAACCGCTACCTTCTCTTTGCAAGAGCTCTTTGTACTATTCTTGAATAACAACACGATTTGACAAAGAGCTCTTTTAATTGATGCCGCTGTTAAAGGTGAGAGTTTAAACAATCATACTCATGATATCAATGAAAGATCTTGCAATCTATTCACGATAGTAAGCCAGAGTGGCGTCAGAAATAATAGCAACCTTTGATCCTGGACCGTGTCTCTTGCGTAGCAAAGTTAATGCCTGTTCCCATGTATCAACATAAATTTGCTTATTAATCTCACCAAACCAATGTGCAGCACCAATATCAGGATATGGCATATAACATATATACTTTGAAACATTGGGCCGGACTGATGGCATATCTCCCATCAAACGCCCACCAGTTTCTCGTCCAAATGATCCAAATAGATAATGTGTGGTCTGTCCACGGCGTGTGAGATCGGTAATAACAACGTCGCCCCCTGAGCGGACCGCCAAAGCGCCAAAACCTGCAGCGATCGTTGCTTCGCTAGCCTTTGCGTTAGCATTTGCAATGACAATATCCATATCCTTTATTGGAGGGATTGCATACACTCGTTTGGCCGCTGGAAGTGCAGCATAATACTCCTGAATGGGATCTCCCGCATAGATATCTATCAATTCCAATTTACTGTTATAGAGGCAGTCAATTTTAAAAAACTGCCCAGCCATCTGCGTCATCTCCTCAATCTCCTTGCGCATTTCACTCATTTCAAGGTGTCCGGTCATTTTGGAACTATTGAGTTGATGACTGTTCATAAATTCCGTAGCAATACGGTGATTTTGTGCAATGGTATTAATCGAAGCGATGCCAGGGAAAAGAAGTTTTCCTCCTCCACTAAATCCATTCATCGTGTGAGGAGTAATAGAACCTAGGCCGATTCGGAGATCACATTTGGTAAATTCTCGATTAATATAGACTTTTACTCCATTAGATGATTTTCCGATGTAAACATTATTTTCATAACAGTTGTGATTAAATACCGGATAGTCATGAACAATGTCTACACCCAGCTTTTTTGTATGGTCTACAAGGTCATGAGCACCGTGTGTTCCAAGAGCGCAGAGAAATTCAATGTCTTTTTTCACTACACCACTGTCAAGAAGAACAGTCAATACAGCATGTGCCATTGGTATGGTTGGTGTTCCCCGCGTAATGTCATCAAAAACAATACACACCTTCTTTTTCCCGCGTGCCAATTCAGAAAGCGGAAGTGAGCCAACTG
This genomic window contains:
- a CDS encoding transposase, with product MKSYYVFLFCDATYLPVRRECAEKEALHVLTGIDSNGYKEVLGYG
- a CDS encoding lactate racemase domain-containing protein, producing the protein MKISLPQNAYQGDAPLYLTMPDDWDTTYYPMIGDAMSGLTQPEIIDKLEHPVGSLPLSELARGKKKVCIVFDDITRGTPTIPMAHAVLTVLLDSGVVKKDIEFLCALGTHGAHDLVDHTKKLGVDIVHDYPVFNHNCYENNVYIGKSSNGVKVYINREFTKCDLRIGLGSITPHTMNGFSGGGKLLFPGIASINTIAQNHRIATEFMNSHQLNSSKMTGHLEMSEMRKEIEEMTQMAGQFFKIDCLYNSKLELIDIYAGDPIQEYYAALPAAKRVYAIPPIKDMDIVIANANAKASEATIAAGFGALAVRSGGDVVITDLTRRGQTTHYLFGSFGRETGGRLMGDMPSVRPNVSKYICYMPYPDIGAAHWFGEINKQIYVDTWEQALTLLRKRHGPGSKVAIISDATLAYYRE